From a region of the Etheostoma cragini isolate CJK2018 chromosome 20, CSU_Ecrag_1.0, whole genome shotgun sequence genome:
- the rtn4ip1 gene encoding reticulon-4-interacting protein 1 homolog, mitochondrial, which produces MSSVGHLVYSRWLFHHTKPLSVNTSRLFSTTRSSMTIMPAWVIDTYGGNDVFRFTKNASFPVINYPNEVIVKVQAAGLNPLDVNMRGGYGAATMSMKRDPLNIKQSGSEFPLILGRDVSGVIMECGLDVKYFRERDEVWAAIPPWKQGSLAEFVVLSANEVSHKPKSLSHREAAAIPYVATTAWSALVNTGGLSKDNCAKKRILILGGSGGVGTFAIQMLKAWGAHVTVTCSQNAEQFVRGLGADHVVDYTAGPVEEPLSALEKFDLILDNIGGDTERWALNLLKPWCGAKYITLVTPFIQNTDRLGIADGMMRTAATVATKILKHLVKGVHYRWGFFAPSGPALDEIRELVDAGKIRPVVDETFSFCQVPQAFEKMEKGHARGKTVVLVSKGGEEL; this is translated from the exons ATGAGTTCTGTGGGACACTTAGTGTACAGTAGGTGGTTGTTTCACCACACTAAACCACTAAGTGTCAACACATCAAGACTGTTCAGCACTACCAGAAGCAGCATGACTATTATGCCTGCCTGGGTTATTGATACATACGGAGGCAATGATGTGTTTCGGTTTACTAAAAATGCCAGTTTCCCCGTCATCAACTACCCCAATGAGGTCATTGTTAAAGTGCAGGCAGCAGGACTGAACCCACTAGATGTAAACATGAGAG GTGGCTATGGTGCTGCAACAATGTCTATGAAGAGAGACCCTCTGAATATCAAGCAGTCAGGCAGCGAGTTCCCTCTCATCCTGGGAAGGGATGTGTCAGGGGTCATCATGGAGTGCGGCCTGGATGTGAAGTACTTCAGAGAAAGGGATGAG GTGTGGGCAGCTATCCCGCCATGGAAACAGGGCAGCTTGGCAGAGTTTGTGGTGCTGAGTGCCAATGAG GTATCCCACAAGCCAAAGTCACTAAGCCACAGAGAGGCAGCAGCCATTCCCTATGTGGCAACCACAGCCTGGTCGGCACTGGTCAACACCGGGGGGCTCAGTAAGGACAACTGTGCCAAGAAGCG GATTTTGATCCTCGGGGGATCCGGTGGAGTGGGAACATTTGCTATACAG ATGCTGAAGGCTTGGGGAGCCCACGTGACTGTTACctgctcccagaatgcagagcAGTTTGTAAGGGGCCTGGGGGCAGACCATGTGGTGGACTACACTGCCGGACCTGTTGAGGAGCCGCTCAGTGCTTTGGAAAA aTTTGACCTGATCCTGGATAATATTGGGGGGGACACGGAGCGTTGGGCGCTGAATCTGCTTAAGCCTTGGTGTGGCGCAAAGTATATCACCCTCGTAACACCGTTCATCCAGAACACTGACAGGCTTGGCATTGCTGATGGCATGATGCGGACTGCTGCCACAGTGGCCACCAAAATCCTCAAA CACCTAGTCAAAGGAGTTCACTACCGCTGGGGATTCTTTGCACCTAGTGGTCCCGCACTGGATGAAATAAGGGAATTAGTGGATGCAGGAAAG aTTCGGCCAGTGGTGGATGAGACGTTCAGCTTCTGCCAGGTTCCTCAGGCATTCGAGAAGATGGAGAAAGGGCATGCTCGTGGAAAGACCGTGGTCCTGGTCAGCAAAGGGGGAGAAGAATTATAG